The following coding sequences are from one Paenibacillus sp. FSL R5-0912 window:
- a CDS encoding helix-turn-helix domain-containing protein, translated as MYRLLIADDEALEREGLELMIRHIFPDGFEFLHAENGRKAIQLAEEHRPDIIFMDIKMPGIQGLEAVRQILTKLPSAQIVMITAHDYFSYAKEGLLLGVRDYLLKPARRDEVADVLKQLMTVIQEEKQRRNEQLELQEKLAHLLPLAENELTMMLMLEHVQDLELEQVAGLLELQWAKGYAMVLSFPRHSGAAWEEFQQGKRGIYEAVKQFARAGLGCLSGPLIGHQLALFIPLPPGRTGYSQRVSSMDWGERLRSLMEQRFGLPISIGIGSIREGWDGLSRSYREAVRVCADHHDSFSVHHYDDIIQSSGQTAVSLDEEKRLLDALLQRSKQEALERFGTLYAYFEQGGERQLPVIRGEVTGLLLFLARGVHSVAGAEILASLSAAEDPVSLRLSAETWLERLIHNLEQEQEHNRSHVHQRALLYISQKYKEDISMEQTAEYVNLSPHYFSKLFRQHAGETFIDYVTRLRINEAKRLITGDQLNLKEICYEVGYKDPNYFSRVFKKAAGMTPSEFRQQHEKQGPC; from the coding sequence ATGTATAGACTGCTGATCGCCGATGATGAGGCGCTGGAACGGGAAGGGCTGGAGCTGATGATCCGCCATATTTTCCCGGATGGATTTGAATTTCTGCATGCCGAGAATGGACGGAAGGCCATTCAGCTCGCGGAGGAGCACCGGCCTGATATTATCTTCATGGACATTAAGATGCCGGGCATTCAGGGACTGGAGGCCGTACGGCAGATTCTCACCAAGCTTCCTTCCGCGCAGATCGTGATGATTACCGCTCATGATTACTTCTCCTATGCCAAGGAGGGGCTGCTGCTGGGAGTGCGTGATTATCTGCTGAAGCCGGCCAGACGGGACGAAGTGGCGGATGTACTGAAGCAGCTGATGACGGTGATCCAGGAGGAGAAGCAGCGCAGGAATGAGCAGCTGGAGCTGCAGGAGAAGCTGGCCCACCTGCTTCCGCTGGCCGAGAACGAACTGACAATGATGCTCATGCTGGAGCATGTGCAGGATCTGGAGCTGGAACAAGTCGCTGGTCTGCTGGAGCTGCAGTGGGCCAAAGGCTATGCGATGGTGCTGTCATTCCCCAGACATTCGGGCGCAGCTTGGGAAGAGTTCCAGCAGGGCAAGCGGGGGATCTATGAGGCGGTCAAGCAGTTTGCCAGAGCAGGGCTTGGCTGTCTGTCCGGGCCGCTAATCGGGCATCAGCTGGCGTTGTTTATCCCCTTGCCGCCGGGGCGGACCGGTTACTCACAGCGCGTCAGCTCGATGGATTGGGGGGAGCGGCTCCGCAGTCTGATGGAGCAGCGGTTCGGTCTGCCGATCAGCATAGGCATCGGCTCGATCCGCGAGGGCTGGGACGGGCTTAGCCGATCCTACCGGGAAGCGGTCCGTGTCTGTGCGGATCACCATGATTCCTTCAGCGTGCACCACTATGATGATATCATCCAGAGCTCGGGGCAGACGGCCGTATCCCTGGATGAGGAGAAGCGGCTGCTGGATGCCCTGCTGCAGCGGAGCAAGCAGGAAGCGTTAGAGCGTTTCGGTACGCTGTATGCCTATTTCGAGCAGGGCGGTGAGCGGCAGCTGCCTGTGATAAGGGGAGAGGTGACCGGGCTCCTGCTGTTCCTCGCCAGAGGGGTTCATTCTGTGGCGGGGGCGGAGATTCTCGCTTCCTTAAGTGCGGCGGAGGACCCTGTCTCCCTCAGGCTGAGCGCAGAAACCTGGCTGGAGCGGCTGATCCACAATCTGGAGCAGGAACAGGAGCATAACCGTTCCCATGTCCATCAGCGGGCGCTGCTCTATATCAGCCAGAAATATAAAGAGGATATCTCCATGGAGCAGACGGCTGAGTATGTGAACTTAAGCCCGCATTATTTCAGCAAATTGTTCCGGCAGCATGCGGGTGAAACCTTCATTGATTACGTCACACGGCTAAGAATTAACGAAGCGAAGCGCCTGATCACCGGAGATCAGCTGAACCTCAAGGAGATTTGTTACGAGGTAGGCTACAAGGACCCGAATTATTTCAGCAGGGTCTTCAAAAAAGCAGCCGGCATGACGCCAAGCGAATTCCGGCAGCAGCATGAGAAGCAGGGTCCTTGCTAA
- the xylF gene encoding D-xylose ABC transporter substrate-binding protein, protein MAALVLAASMAGCGVVSNGDNQKKETTGAAKDGDKIVIGMSMDTLKEERWQKDRDIFTAKVEELGGEVKVLAANGDDATQLSQAEQLISQGVDVLVVIAHNAEATAPIVEKAHKEGIKVIAYDRLINNAEVDYYISFDNVRVGEFQAQAVIDKAPKGNIVYIGGADTDNNAHMFKEGAMNILKPLEEKGDIKIVYDQFSKDWKPEEALKNMENALTANNNDVQGVVAANDGTAGGSIQALTAQGMAGKIPVSGQDADLAAVQRIAEGTQLMTVYKPINAIATKAAEMAIAAAKGESISTEKSVNNGKVDVPSVLLDPLAVNKDNLDVLIKDGFHKLEDVYKNVPKDQWPKQ, encoded by the coding sequence ATGGCAGCGTTAGTGCTGGCAGCGTCAATGGCGGGCTGTGGAGTAGTCTCAAACGGTGATAATCAGAAGAAGGAGACAACCGGGGCTGCGAAGGACGGAGACAAAATTGTCATCGGCATGTCGATGGATACCTTGAAGGAAGAACGCTGGCAGAAGGACCGGGATATCTTTACGGCAAAAGTGGAGGAGCTTGGCGGTGAAGTGAAGGTGCTGGCTGCAAACGGTGATGATGCTACCCAGTTGAGCCAGGCGGAACAGCTGATCTCCCAGGGTGTGGATGTGCTTGTGGTTATTGCCCATAACGCGGAAGCAACGGCTCCGATCGTAGAGAAGGCTCATAAGGAAGGCATCAAGGTCATTGCCTATGACCGCCTGATCAATAATGCTGAGGTAGACTATTATATTTCGTTTGATAACGTGCGTGTCGGAGAGTTCCAGGCTCAGGCGGTCATAGATAAGGCCCCTAAAGGCAATATCGTCTATATCGGCGGTGCAGATACCGATAACAACGCCCATATGTTCAAAGAAGGGGCGATGAATATTCTGAAGCCGCTTGAAGAGAAGGGCGACATTAAGATTGTCTACGACCAGTTCTCCAAGGACTGGAAGCCGGAAGAAGCGCTGAAAAATATGGAGAATGCGCTGACCGCGAACAATAATGATGTACAAGGTGTGGTAGCAGCCAATGACGGGACTGCAGGCGGTTCGATCCAGGCGCTCACCGCACAGGGCATGGCCGGTAAAATACCGGTATCCGGCCAGGATGCTGACCTTGCTGCGGTACAGCGCATCGCTGAAGGCACGCAGCTGATGACCGTCTACAAACCGATCAACGCGATTGCAACGAAAGCTGCGGAAATGGCGATAGCAGCTGCCAAAGGCGAAAGTATTTCGACGGAAAAATCAGTTAACAACGGTAAAGTGGATGTTCCTTCTGTATTGCTCGATCCGCTTGCGGTCAATAAGGATAACCTGGACGTACTGATCAAGGATGGCTTCCACAAGCTTGAGGATGTCTACAAGAACGTTCCGAAGGACCAGTGGCCGAAACAATAA
- a CDS encoding xylose ABC transporter ATP-binding protein, whose protein sequence is MNVLEMVEISKTFPGVKALDHVNFKVKQGEIHALCGENGAGKSTLMKVLSGLYPAGTYGGEILINGEKKSFHRITDAEKAGIAIIHQELALVKEMTVGENIFLGAEPVRRGAIQWNELYHQASLWLKKVGLNLSPDTKIGNLGIGQQQLVEIAKALSKHTKILILDEPTAALTESEVSILMGILNQLRREGVTCVYISHKMPEVFALADSITVLRDGRTVATLDRSETDDDQIVSLMVGRELTERYPRVEHSPGNKVLEVKDYNVWHPEKRQQKVLRDIEFSLRQGEILGIAGLMGAGRTELVSSLFGAYGGRAEGTVLIEGKAIKIRSIADAIKAGIALVTEDRKRQGLVMGMDVKRNTTLATLGKVARLGVINENEEIKWADRYVQDLKTKTASLETLVGTLSGGNQQKVVIGKWLMSDPKILIMDEPTRGIDVGAKYEIYNLMNQLVEQGVAIIMISSELPEVLGMSDRILVMCEGQFVREYDWREATQENIMLAATGGR, encoded by the coding sequence ATGAATGTACTTGAAATGGTAGAGATCAGCAAGACATTCCCCGGTGTTAAGGCGCTGGACCATGTGAACTTCAAGGTCAAGCAAGGGGAGATTCACGCCTTATGCGGCGAGAACGGCGCGGGCAAATCCACATTGATGAAGGTACTGAGCGGATTGTACCCGGCGGGGACGTACGGCGGAGAAATCCTGATCAATGGGGAGAAAAAGTCGTTTCATAGAATAACGGATGCGGAGAAGGCCGGTATCGCGATTATTCATCAGGAGCTGGCACTCGTGAAGGAAATGACAGTCGGAGAGAATATTTTCCTGGGAGCTGAACCGGTCAGACGCGGGGCGATCCAGTGGAATGAGCTCTATCATCAGGCTTCGCTATGGCTGAAGAAGGTCGGGCTGAATCTGTCTCCGGACACGAAGATCGGTAATCTCGGCATCGGCCAGCAGCAACTGGTGGAGATCGCCAAGGCACTCTCCAAGCATACCAAGATTCTCATTCTGGATGAACCGACGGCAGCTCTGACCGAGAGCGAGGTGTCTATCCTGATGGGCATTCTGAACCAGCTGCGGCGCGAAGGGGTAACCTGTGTCTATATTTCACACAAAATGCCTGAAGTGTTCGCACTGGCTGATTCGATCACCGTGCTGCGGGACGGGCGGACGGTAGCTACACTTGACCGCAGTGAGACAGATGACGATCAGATTGTATCCCTAATGGTTGGACGTGAGCTCACGGAGCGGTATCCGCGCGTGGAGCATTCGCCTGGGAACAAGGTGCTTGAGGTCAAAGATTATAATGTATGGCACCCGGAGAAGCGCCAGCAGAAGGTGCTCCGCGATATTGAATTCAGCCTTCGTCAAGGTGAGATACTGGGCATTGCCGGGCTGATGGGCGCCGGACGCACGGAACTTGTCAGCAGCCTGTTCGGCGCCTATGGGGGCCGGGCCGAAGGAACGGTGCTGATTGAAGGCAAGGCCATTAAGATCCGTTCTATAGCCGATGCGATCAAGGCGGGGATTGCCCTGGTTACGGAAGACCGTAAACGCCAGGGACTGGTCATGGGAATGGATGTCAAACGTAACACCACTTTAGCCACACTGGGCAAAGTCGCAAGGCTGGGGGTCATCAATGAGAATGAGGAAATTAAGTGGGCAGACCGGTACGTGCAGGATCTGAAGACGAAAACAGCTTCGCTGGAGACGCTGGTAGGCACACTGTCCGGGGGGAACCAGCAGAAGGTCGTTATCGGCAAGTGGCTGATGTCAGACCCCAAAATTCTGATTATGGACGAACCTACCCGGGGCATCGACGTCGGGGCGAAGTACGAAATATATAATTTGATGAATCAGCTGGTAGAGCAGGGAGTGGCCATTATTATGATCTCCTCGGAGCTTCCGGAGGTACTGGGCATGAGCGACCGGATTCTGGTGATGTGTGAAGGGCAGTTCGTACGGGAATATGATTGGCGGGAAGCGACGCAGGAGAATATTATGCTGGCCGCTACGGGAGGTAGATAG
- a CDS encoding sugar ABC transporter permease, whose protein sequence is MQLQKELKEPEAVPAAGGSRLRGLFGKMDMRAYTMVGALILIWVLFGVLNPTFLTSRNLSNLFTQMSVTSILAIGMVLVIVAGHIDLSVGSIVGLTGGMAAILSNWLELPAIVVILGTLAAGAVLGLIQGWLVAYKMIPAFIVTLGGMMVFRGVLMGVTESMTIPVSDPVLALLGNAYFAPGFGIILGVIAVGLLLWSAFNKRRSRKKYGFEIAPLGLDIAKVAGLALLVVAFVAVMNNYKGIPFPIIFVIVLAVIFYFLSTKTTFGRHIYAIGGNIEAARLSGINIKRKSMLIFVLSGLLGSIAAIVLTSRLASATITAGNMAEMDAIAACVIGGTSLMGGAGTVIGAIIGALVMTSLDNGMSLMGLESFWQYVVKGSILVIAVWLDISNRSKGVK, encoded by the coding sequence ATGCAGTTGCAAAAAGAGCTTAAGGAACCTGAAGCGGTTCCGGCAGCCGGAGGATCGCGCTTACGCGGCTTGTTCGGCAAAATGGATATGCGTGCCTATACGATGGTGGGTGCATTAATACTGATCTGGGTGCTGTTCGGAGTACTGAATCCGACCTTCCTGACTTCGCGGAATCTGTCCAATCTGTTCACGCAGATGTCAGTGACCTCCATTCTGGCCATCGGCATGGTGCTGGTCATTGTGGCAGGGCATATCGATCTGTCTGTCGGCTCCATCGTCGGACTGACCGGCGGCATGGCAGCAATTCTCAGCAACTGGCTGGAGCTGCCGGCTATTGTAGTCATCCTTGGTACACTGGCCGCAGGTGCCGTGCTGGGCCTGATTCAGGGCTGGCTGGTGGCGTATAAAATGATCCCCGCCTTCATTGTAACCCTGGGGGGGATGATGGTGTTCCGCGGCGTGCTGATGGGTGTGACGGAGTCGATGACCATTCCGGTGTCTGATCCGGTGCTGGCCTTGCTCGGCAATGCTTATTTTGCTCCGGGCTTCGGTATCATCCTTGGTGTGATCGCAGTAGGACTACTGCTCTGGAGTGCGTTCAATAAACGCCGTTCCCGCAAGAAATACGGCTTCGAAATCGCCCCGCTGGGCCTGGACATCGCCAAGGTGGCCGGACTTGCCCTGCTGGTGGTGGCTTTTGTAGCCGTGATGAACAATTACAAGGGGATTCCATTCCCGATTATTTTCGTAATTGTCCTGGCAGTCATCTTCTATTTCCTGTCAACCAAGACCACCTTCGGCCGTCATATCTATGCAATAGGGGGCAATATTGAGGCGGCACGCCTCTCCGGCATTAACATCAAGCGCAAATCCATGCTGATCTTCGTGCTGAGCGGATTGCTGGGCTCGATCGCCGCCATCGTGCTGACCTCACGCCTGGCCTCGGCCACTATCACTGCGGGTAATATGGCTGAGATGGATGCTATCGCCGCTTGCGTCATTGGCGGCACTTCACTGATGGGCGGAGCCGGCACAGTCATCGGCGCCATTATCGGGGCACTGGTGATGACCTCGCTGGATAACGGAATGTCGCTGATGGGACTTGAATCCTTCTGGCAGTATGTCGTCAAAGGCTCGATTCTGGTCATTGCCGTCTGGCTGGATATTTCCAATCGCAGCAAGGGTGTGAAATAA
- a CDS encoding cupredoxin domain-containing protein: MIRKAAILCSIVFALLLTACGTGTDSSNPGGANSSAADTNLTAEEEIVITATNYSFDQKEYRLKKGVPVKIIFKNESGNHGILVPEMKLRLDAKDSSKVILPEEAGTFEVTCAIMCGSGHSEMSAKIIVE, encoded by the coding sequence ATGATCAGGAAAGCGGCTATTCTTTGTTCTATTGTATTTGCACTTCTGCTTACGGCTTGCGGAACCGGCACGGACAGCAGCAATCCTGGCGGCGCTAACAGCTCGGCTGCTGACACCAATCTTACGGCGGAAGAAGAAATCGTCATTACAGCAACCAACTACAGCTTTGACCAGAAAGAATACCGTTTGAAAAAGGGAGTACCGGTCAAAATCATCTTCAAAAATGAAAGCGGCAACCACGGCATTCTTGTGCCTGAGATGAAGCTGCGGCTGGATGCCAAAGATTCCTCCAAGGTGATTCTCCCCGAGGAGGCGGGAACCTTCGAGGTCACCTGCGCGATCATGTGCGGCTCCGGCCACAGTGAGATGAGCGCCAAGATTATTGTCGAATAA
- a CDS encoding GGDEF domain-containing protein, translated as MNGYWIVVLCMLAAQFIFMLSSHSFETKTILIPSKGHLFIACNLMIIIAMASAEIWLRKSQHYHKQAIVISGFIVSYLMYFVLEPFVDGAQMTLMMPIMIALIYFDQRVLHYLGVFSTLFYSGIYFGLERPLLDKPLLEFLIVECAFIVFAVMTQAVIVRARETREYLEQLTKSEQGLMVERAISDKLLKTDALTGLYNHKTFHEYLDSLLEQCSSNGLRLQLALFDIDNFKRVNDTYGHWVGDLVLKEVAAKVNGLIGLNDFAARYGGEEFAVIFTDKSFQEAYAAVEEMRVGIAAMEHPYAGGKPITVSIGFCDYQLGDGKEMLFRKTDEALYSAKRGGKNAVVTAAVTHGDDPMVSYA; from the coding sequence TTGAACGGATACTGGATTGTTGTGCTCTGTATGCTGGCAGCCCAATTTATTTTTATGCTGTCCTCCCACTCCTTTGAAACTAAGACCATCCTCATTCCCAGTAAGGGCCACTTATTCATCGCCTGTAATCTGATGATCATTATAGCTATGGCTTCCGCCGAGATTTGGCTGCGTAAGTCGCAGCATTATCATAAGCAGGCCATTGTGATCAGCGGGTTTATCGTTTCTTATCTGATGTATTTTGTGCTGGAACCTTTTGTAGACGGTGCCCAGATGACACTTATGATGCCGATTATGATTGCCCTGATCTATTTCGACCAGCGGGTGCTGCACTATCTCGGGGTATTTAGCACGCTATTCTATAGCGGAATTTATTTCGGGCTTGAGCGGCCGTTGCTGGACAAACCGTTGCTGGAGTTTCTGATCGTAGAATGTGCGTTTATTGTGTTCGCCGTGATGACGCAGGCTGTCATTGTCAGGGCCCGTGAGACCCGCGAATATCTGGAGCAATTGACCAAGTCGGAGCAGGGGCTGATGGTGGAACGGGCGATTTCCGACAAGCTGCTGAAGACCGATGCGCTTACCGGCCTGTACAATCACAAAACCTTTCATGAATATCTGGATTCGCTGCTGGAGCAGTGCTCGAGCAACGGGCTGAGGCTGCAACTGGCGCTGTTTGATATCGACAACTTCAAGCGTGTCAATGATACGTACGGACACTGGGTCGGCGATCTCGTGCTTAAGGAGGTGGCAGCGAAGGTGAATGGTCTGATCGGGTTGAATGATTTCGCGGCGAGATACGGCGGGGAAGAGTTCGCGGTGATTTTTACGGATAAAAGCTTTCAGGAAGCCTATGCTGCCGTCGAGGAGATGCGGGTAGGTATAGCTGCTATGGAGCATCCATACGCCGGAGGCAAGCCGATTACGGTCAGTATCGGGTTCTGCGATTATCAGCTGGGGGACGGCAAGGAAATGCTGTTCCGCAAGACGGACGAAGCGCTCTACAGTGCCAAGCGTGGCGGCAAAAATGCTGTCGTCACGGCTGCTGTCACCCATGGCGATGATCCGATGGTGTCCTATGCGTAA
- a CDS encoding phage holin family protein, which yields MKFLGHVVRFVVAAIVLMVVGWIVPQFTVGGFWSALVLALVIALLGWVVEGIFGKKTTPFGRGIVGFLVSALVIWIAQFIVSGVSVTILGALLAALVIGIIDLFLPVSTPFEAAK from the coding sequence GTGAAATTCTTAGGTCATGTGGTACGTTTCGTGGTCGCTGCAATCGTTCTGATGGTGGTCGGCTGGATTGTCCCGCAGTTCACAGTCGGGGGATTCTGGAGCGCTCTTGTGCTTGCGCTGGTTATAGCTCTGCTCGGCTGGGTGGTTGAAGGCATTTTCGGCAAAAAAACAACACCCTTCGGCCGCGGTATCGTCGGTTTCCTGGTCAGCGCACTGGTGATCTGGATTGCCCAGTTCATTGTGAGCGGAGTCAGTGTCACCATTCTTGGAGCGCTGCTCGCAGCCCTGGTCATTGGCATTATCGACCTCTTCCTGCCGGTATCCACTCCGTTTGAAGCGGCCAAGTAG
- a CDS encoding endonuclease MutS2 → MDDKILHTLEYRKILNKLMQYTQTPMGRLTAESLKPSGDFEGVKLLLQATDEAANVDRLKGIPSFRSVTDIKPALKRASIGGMLGTVELLSVGNTIGGARRVKRFLGAMHEDEKIPTLFAQSDLLSEQKHVEDAIRLCIDENADVMDSASTELASIRRELRGGETRIREKLDSMIRSSSVSKMLQDQLVTIRGDRFVIPVKAEYRAHFGGIVHDQSGSGATLFIEPESIVAMNNKLRETRLREEREIEIILHRLTALVGDIAEEMAYDIDILGELDFIFAKARLARDMKATQPRMNDRGYLRLRKGRHPLIPAEQVVPLDVELGNHYSSIIVTGPNTGGKTVTLKTIGLLSLMSMSGLFIPAEEGSQMCVFDAIYADIGDEQSIEQSLSTFSSHMTNIISILKRMTPKSLILLDEVGAGTDPAEGSALAIAILENIHRTECRMVATTHYSELKAYAYERKGVINASMEFDVASLSPTYRLLIGVPGRSNAFAIAERLGLPNAILEHARGEVKEEDMRVEHMIASLEENRLTAENERERAEGLRREAEEFRKRQQLELEKLEGQRDKRLEKAEKDASDILAKARKEAEEIISDLRRLAMEEGASVKEHKLIEARRRLDEAEPAPRKKVIARSSTKAPRKIQPGDEVKVANVNQKGLVVELSGAKEAVVQFGIMKMKVNLSDLEFLASAPDSPPPALRRATTVKRTRDENVRIELDLRGANLEEAIMETDRFIDEAFLGNLGQISIIHGKGTGVLRTGIQEYLRKHKHIKSYRLGNYNEGGAGVTVAELQ, encoded by the coding sequence TTGGACGACAAAATTTTGCATACGCTTGAATATCGCAAGATTTTAAATAAATTGATGCAGTATACGCAGACACCAATGGGACGACTGACTGCCGAATCGCTGAAGCCCTCCGGAGATTTCGAAGGAGTGAAGCTGCTCCTGCAGGCTACGGATGAGGCTGCTAATGTTGACCGGCTGAAGGGGATTCCTTCCTTCCGCAGTGTGACTGACATCAAGCCCGCCTTGAAACGCGCTTCGATCGGCGGAATGCTCGGCACCGTGGAACTGCTCTCTGTCGGCAACACCATCGGCGGAGCCCGCCGAGTGAAGCGGTTCCTCGGGGCGATGCATGAGGATGAGAAGATTCCTACTCTCTTCGCCCAGAGCGATCTGCTCTCGGAGCAGAAGCATGTGGAGGATGCCATCCGCCTGTGTATTGACGAGAATGCGGATGTAATGGACTCGGCCAGTACAGAGCTAGCCTCCATCCGCCGGGAGCTGCGCGGCGGCGAGACCCGCATCCGCGAGAAGCTGGATTCCATGATCCGCTCCTCTTCGGTATCGAAGATGCTGCAGGATCAGCTTGTGACGATCCGTGGTGACCGGTTTGTCATTCCGGTCAAAGCGGAGTACCGTGCCCATTTCGGCGGCATTGTGCATGATCAGTCCGGCTCCGGGGCGACGCTGTTCATTGAGCCGGAATCGATTGTGGCGATGAACAACAAGCTGCGCGAGACACGGCTGCGCGAGGAGCGGGAGATCGAGATCATCCTGCATCGCCTGACGGCACTTGTCGGCGATATTGCCGAAGAGATGGCTTATGATATCGATATTCTCGGGGAACTCGATTTCATCTTCGCCAAGGCACGCCTGGCACGTGACATGAAGGCTACCCAGCCGCGTATGAATGACCGCGGCTACCTGCGCCTGCGCAAAGGGCGCCATCCGCTCATTCCTGCGGAGCAGGTCGTGCCGCTGGATGTGGAGCTGGGCAACCATTACAGCTCGATTATCGTGACCGGCCCGAATACCGGCGGGAAGACGGTTACCCTGAAGACCATCGGTCTCCTCAGCCTGATGTCGATGTCAGGATTGTTCATTCCGGCAGAGGAAGGCAGCCAGATGTGCGTCTTCGATGCGATCTATGCCGACATTGGCGATGAGCAGAGTATTGAGCAGAGCTTAAGTACGTTCTCCAGCCATATGACCAATATTATCTCCATCCTGAAGAGAATGACGCCGAAGAGTCTGATTCTGCTCGATGAAGTGGGAGCAGGAACGGATCCGGCGGAGGGATCGGCCCTGGCGATTGCCATTCTGGAGAATATCCACCGTACAGAATGCCGGATGGTGGCAACTACGCATTACAGCGAGCTGAAGGCTTACGCCTACGAGCGCAAAGGCGTCATCAATGCCAGTATGGAGTTTGATGTGGCCAGCCTGAGTCCTACCTACCGGTTGCTGATCGGTGTGCCGGGACGAAGCAATGCGTTCGCCATTGCCGAGCGCCTCGGGCTGCCGAATGCCATTCTTGAGCATGCGCGCGGCGAAGTCAAGGAAGAAGACATGCGCGTCGAGCACATGATCGCTTCCCTGGAAGAGAACCGCCTCACCGCAGAGAATGAGCGTGAACGGGCCGAGGGTCTGCGCCGCGAAGCGGAAGAATTCCGCAAGCGGCAGCAGCTGGAGCTGGAGAAGCTGGAAGGCCAGCGCGACAAACGTCTGGAGAAGGCGGAGAAGGATGCCAGCGATATTCTCGCCAAGGCGCGTAAGGAAGCCGAGGAGATCATCAGTGACCTCCGCCGCCTGGCAATGGAGGAAGGGGCGTCCGTCAAGGAGCATAAGCTGATCGAAGCCCGCCGAAGACTGGATGAAGCGGAGCCTGCACCGCGCAAGAAGGTTATCGCCCGCAGCAGTACCAAGGCGCCGCGGAAGATTCAGCCCGGAGATGAAGTCAAGGTGGCTAATGTGAATCAGAAGGGTCTTGTTGTAGAGCTGAGCGGTGCCAAGGAAGCCGTGGTGCAGTTCGGCATCATGAAGATGAAGGTTAATCTGAGTGATCTGGAGTTCCTGGCCTCCGCACCGGATTCGCCTCCCCCGGCTCTGCGCCGGGCTACGACAGTCAAGCGTACGCGGGATGAGAATGTCCGCATCGAGCTCGATCTGCGCGGGGCCAATCTGGAAGAGGCCATTATGGAAACCGACCGTTTCATCGACGAAGCATTCCTCGGCAATCTGGGGCAGATTTCGATTATCCACGGCAAAGGCACGGGGGTATTGCGGACGGGGATTCAGGAATATCTGCGCAAGCATAAGCATATCAAAAGCTATCGGCTCGGGAATTACAACGAAGGCGGCGCGGGCGTAACCGTGGCTGAACTGCAGTAG
- a CDS encoding DUF350 domain-containing protein, whose amino-acid sequence MQDNIDLLLDHPLGALLGYFTVAILGLVVFLSFFEMVTKYNCWEEIRKGNVAVAMATGGKIFGICNILRFSIEAGASIYETMKWSAVGFLLLLLAYFLFEFLTPVFSIDDEIAADNRAVGLTAMLISVSLSYVIGAAIF is encoded by the coding sequence ATGCAAGATAATATTGATCTTTTGCTGGATCATCCGCTGGGAGCGCTGCTCGGCTACTTCACAGTGGCCATATTGGGTCTGGTGGTATTCCTGTCCTTCTTTGAAATGGTGACTAAATACAACTGCTGGGAAGAAATCCGCAAGGGGAATGTGGCCGTAGCGATGGCAACCGGGGGCAAAATCTTCGGCATCTGCAATATTCTGCGCTTCAGCATTGAAGCGGGAGCATCGATCTATGAGACGATGAAATGGTCGGCTGTGGGTTTCCTCCTGCTGCTGCTGGCGTACTTCCTGTTTGAATTTCTAACCCCCGTCTTTTCGATTGATGACGAGATTGCCGCGGATAACCGGGCCGTGGGACTGACAGCAATGCTGATCTCCGTTTCATTGTCCTATGTCATCGGTGCTGCTATATTTTAA